In Drosophila santomea strain STO CAGO 1482 chromosome 2L, Prin_Dsan_1.1, whole genome shotgun sequence, a single window of DNA contains:
- the LOC120450987 gene encoding chromodomain-helicase-DNA-binding protein 1 isoform X2, with amino-acid sequence MSQALNESANSIGSDEQDDTREETNGTDHSGSGSGSSSGSDSDSDSSSGNSSDGRSSPEPEDKSLPVAGFPPTAAAAQADSKTNGFTDDQEDSSSEGSSGSDSDSDAEGPSDQRDQSINNANSSSSLSKPEQNEEEDNETEAGQQQPASDASADEASDSSANVSPTSSSSSSEEEEEDYRPKRTRQARKPPTAAEKSRKAPAPKNKKKTWDSDESDESEDSDEEVSTAQKRKPAATTSRSKLAQQQQRRRVKSFSSEDSDDDDASKRCATRRKGAAVSYKEASEDEATDSEDLLEFEYDESQAATTAATAEEEEKCETIERILAQRAGKKGCTGNQTTIYAIEENGFDPNAGFDEKQSSDAETESQFLIKWKGWSYIHNTWESEATLRDMKAKGMKKLDNFIKKEQEQAYWRRYAGPEDIDYFECQLELQHELLKSYNNVDRIIAKGSKPDDGTEEYLCKWQSLPYAESTWEDAALVLRKWQRCAEQFNDRESSKCTPSRHCRVIKYRPKFSRIKNQPEFLAAGLTLRDYQMDGLNWLLHSWCKENSVILADEMGLGKTIQTICFLYSLFKLHHLYGPFLCVVPLSTMTAWQREFDLWAPDMNVVTYLGDIKSRELIQQYEWQFEGSKRLKFNCILTTYEIVLKDKQFLGTLQWAALLVDEAHRLKNDDSLLYKSLKEFDTNHRLLITGTPLQNSLKELWALLHFIMPDKFDTWENFEVQHGNAEDKGYTRLHQQLEPYILRRVKKDVEKSLPAKVEQILRVEMTSLQKQYYKWILTKNFDALRKGKRGSTSTFLNIVIELKKCCNHAALIRPSEFELMGLQQDEALQTLLKGSGKLVLLDKLLCRLKETGHRVLIFSQMVRMLDVLADYLQKRHFPFQRLDGSIKGEMRRQALDHFNAEGSQDFCFLLSTRAGGLGINLATADTVIIFDSDWNPQNDLQAQARAHRIGQKNQVNIYRLVTARSVEEQIVERAKQKMVLDHLVIQRMDTTGRTVLDKSGNGHSSNSNPFNKDDLSAILKFGAEELFKDEQEHDDDLVCDIDEILRRAETRNEDPEMPADDLLSAFKVASIAAFEEEPSDSVNKQDQNAAGEEDDSKDWDDIIPEGFRKAIDDQERAKEMEDLYLPPRRKTAANQNEGKRGAGKGGKAKQQADDSGGDSDYELGSDGSGDDGRPRKRGRPTMKEKITGFTDAELRRFIRSYKKFPAPLQRMEAIACDAELQEKPLAELKRLGEMLHDRCVQFLHEHKEEESKTAATDETPGAKQRRARATFSVKLGGVSFNAKKLLACEQELQPLNEIMPSMPEERQQWSFNIKTRAPVFDVEWGNEEDTKLLCGIFQYGIGSWEQMKLDPTLKLTDKILLNDTRKPQAKQLQSRAEYLLKIIKKNVELTKGGQRRQRRPRASRVNDAKAASQSASSAIDGKPHDGEDAGGDARTVTESSNSQVDPSAASPHNAPAAEQHGGTAKKAKKSKARSKKTSASDNNGNKPMHFTANNEPRALEVLGDLDPSIFNECKEKMRPVKKALKALDQPDVSLSDQDQLQHTRDCLLQIGKQIDVCLNPYAETEKKEWRSNLWYFVSKFTELDAKRLFKIYKHALKQKAGGDGEKKGKDKDSPDSPAKSKRNGVTAEEKDKERDKSGGKKKKKDKDKERSGQLRYPETGAPSSGRYANDSPMKRKRDENDADASSGLAGAPGGGIGDHLKSMSFKRLNMERHEDRKKHHRGADYYGGSGPPMGSGGYEGGSNSRRQGPTSPSTPRGGRGGYDPPPAPSGYTPEMERWHSRERYSQEYKRERYDGYPRSGGGQGSYHRERDRRPDKRRYPSGLPPHPYSSHYLPPNYYGLPNGSVPVLPPPSSGYRSDPRGYPVMPRDYPADYRRSDYERRTQT; translated from the exons ATGAGCCAG GCACTCAATGAATCGGCGAATAGTATTGGCTCAGACGAACAAGATGACACTCGGGAAGAGACCAATGGCACCGACCAtagtggcagtggcagcggtTCTTCTTCCGGCTCAGACTCAGATTCAGACAGCTCCTCGGGCAACTCTAGCGATGGACGCAGTTCGCCAGAGCCCGAGGACAAATCGTTACCGGTGGCAGGGTTTCCACCGACAGCCGCTGCTGCCCAGGCGGACAGCAAGACGAACGGGTTCACAGATGACCAGGAGGACAGCTCCAGTGAGGGGTCCAGTGGCAGCGATTCCGATTCAGACGCCGAGGGCCCATCAGATCAAAGGGATCAGAGCATCAACAATGCCAACTCAAGCAGCAGTTTGTCCAAGCCGGAGCAgaacgaggaggaggacaaTGAGACTGAGGCtggtcagcagcagccagccagcgaTGCCTCTGCCGATGAAGCAAGTGATAGTTCTGCCAATGTCTCACCCACatcctccagcagcagcagt gaggaggaagaggaggacTACAGACCCAAACGGACGCGCCAGGCGCGCAAACCACCAACTGCTGCTGAGAAATCGAGAAAAGCTCCTGCACCCAAGAACAAGAAGAAAAC CTGGGACTCGGACGAAAGCGATGAAAGCGAGGACAGTGATGAGGAGGTGTCCACCGCCCAAAAACGCAAACCGGCAGCAACTACCTCTCGAAGCAAACTtgcacagcaacagcagcggcgcAGGGTGAAGTCCTTCAGTTCCGAGGACAGTGATGATGACGACGCTAGTAAACG CTGTGCCACTCGTCGCAAAGGTGCTGCCGTTAGCTACAAGGAGGCCTCGGAGGACGAAGCCACCGACTCCGAGGATCTGTTAGAATTTGAGTACGATGAAAGCCAGGCAGCCACCACTGCTGCTACAGCCGAGGAGGAAGAAAAGTGCGAAACCATCGAGCGCATCCTGGCGCAGCGTGCTGGAAAGAAGGGATGCACTGGCAACCAGACAACTATCTACGCAATCGAGGAGAATGGCTTCGATCCAAATGCTGGGTTTGATGAAAAGCAAAGTTCAGACGCGGAGACCGAGTCACAGTTCCTGATCAAGTGGAAGGGCTGGTCGTACATCCACAACACCTGGGAATCTGAGGCCACTTTGCGTGATATGAAGGCCAAAGGCATGAAGAAGCTGGATAACTTCATTaaaaaggagcaggagcaggccTACTGGCGTCGATACGCTGGCCCCGAGGATATCGACTACTTCGAGTgtcagctggagctgcagcacGAGCTGCTGAAGTCGTACAACAATGTGGACCGCATCATTGCCAAGGGCTCTAAGCCAGACGACGGCACCGAGGAGTATCTGTGCAAATGGCAGTCGCTCCCGTACGCTGAGTCCACATGGGAGGATGCCGCCCTGGTGCTTCGCAAGTGGCAACGCTGCGCAGAGCAATTCAACGACCGCGAGTCCTCCAAATGCACACCCTCCCGCCACTGCAGAGTGATCAAGTATCGCCCAAAGTTCTCTCGAATAAAGAACCAGCCGGAATTTCTCGCGGCAGGCCTTACTCTTAGGGATTATCAAATGGACGGCCTGAACTGGCTGCTGCACTCATGGTGCAAGGAGAACTCGGTGATCCTGGCCGATGAGATGGGCCTCGGCAAGACCATCCAAACTATTTGCTTCCTGTACTCGCTATTCAAGCTCCATCACCTGTACGGGCCGTTCCTGTGCGTGGTGCCACTTAGCACAATGACGGCCTGGCAGCGGGAGTTTGACCTGTGGGCGCCGGACATGAATGTAGTCACGTACCTCGGGGACATTAAATCGCGCGAGCTCATTCAGCAGTACGAGTGGCAGTTTGAGGGCTCCAAGCGGCTCAAGTTCAATTGCATTCTCACAACGTACGAGATTGTGCTCAAGGACAAGCAATTCCTGGGCACGCTCCAGTGGGCTGCACTCCTGGTGGACGAAGCGCATCGCCTTAAGAACGACGACTCACTGCTTTACAAGTCGCTAAAGGAGTTCGACACCAACCATCGACTGCTCATAACAGGTACGCCGCTGCAGAACTCGCTAAAGGAGCTCTGGGCTTTGCTGCACTTCATCATGCCGGATAAGTTTGATACGTGGGAGAATTTCGAGGTGCAGCACGGCAATGCCGAGGACAAGGGATACACTCGGTTGCATCAGCAGTTGGAGCCGTATATTCTGAGGAGAGTGAAGAAGGATGTGGAGAAATCGCTGCCGGCTAAGGTGGAGCAGATCCTGCGGGTCGAGATGACCTCGTTGCAGAAACAGTACTACAAGTGGATCCTCACCAAGAATTTTGATGCGCTGCGCAAGGGAAAGCGCGGCAGCACCTCCACTTTCCTCAACATAGTCATTGAACTGAAGAAGTGCTGCAACCACGCGGCCCTCATCCGGCCCTCCGAGTTTGAGCTTATGGGTCTGCAGCAGGATGAGGCACTGCAAACTCTCCTTAAGGGATCCGGAAAGCTTGTGCTGCTCGACAAGCTACTCTGCCGACTGAAAGAGACGGGCCACCGCGTGCTGATTTTTTCCCAAATGGTGCGCATGCTGGATGTGCTGGCTGACTATCTGCAGAAGCGTCACTTTCCATTCCAGCGGCTCGACGGCAGCATAAAAGGAGAGATGCGGCGCCAGGCTCTGGATCACTTCAATGCCGAGGGCAGCCAggacttttgctttttgctgtcGACAAGGGCTGGTGGATTGGGCATTAACTTGGCCACAGCCGATACGGTGATTATCTTCGACTCTGACTGGAATCCTCAAAACGATTTACAAGCGCAGGCGAGAGCGCATCGAATCGGTCAGAAAAACCAGGTTAACATTTATCGCCTGGTCACCGCGCGATCGGTGGAGGAACAGATCGTGGAGCGAGCCAAACAGAAAATGGTGCTGGACCACCTGGTCATTCAGCGGATGGACACTACCGGACGCACTGTCCTCGATAAGAGCGGCAACGGGCACTCGTCCAACTCAAATCCGTTCAACAAGGACGATCTTTCTGCCATCTTGAAGTTTGGTGCAGAGGAGCTGTTCAAGGACGAACAGGAGCATGACGACGACTTGGTTTGTGACATTGATGAAATCCTGCGCAGGGCCGAGACCCGCAACGAAGACCCGGAAATGCCAGCAGACGACCTGTTATCCGCTTTCAAAGTAGCCAGCATAGCTGCATTCGAAGAGGAGCCAAGTGATTCGGTTAACAAGCAGGACCAAAATGCCGCCGGCGAAGAGGATGACAGTAAGGACTGGGACGACATCATTCCGGAGGGCTTCCGCAAAGCGATCGACGATCAGGAGCGAGCCAAGGAGATGGAAGATCTCTACTTGCCACCCCGAAGGAAAACTGCCGCTAACCAAAACGAAGGCAAGCGTGGAGCCGGTAAGGGAGGCAAGGCAAAACAGCAGGCAGACGACTCCGGTGGCGACTCGGACTACGAGCTGGGCTCCGATGGCAGTGGTGACGATGGACGACCACGCAAGCGAGGGAGGCCTACCATGAAGGAGAAGATCACTGGATTCACGGATGCGGAGTTGCGTCGCTTCATTCGCAGTTACAAAAAGTTTCCCGCTCCTCTGCAGCGCATGGAGGCCATCGCATGTGATGCTGAGCTGCAAGAGAAGCCACTCGCGGAACTAAAGCGCCTCGGAGAGATGCTGCACGACCGCTGCGTTCAGTTTCTGCACGAGCACAAGGAGGAAGAGAGTAAGACTGCGGCGACGGATGAGACGCCGGGCGCCAAGCAGCGCCGCGCACGCGCCACCTTCTCCGTGAAGCTGGGTGGCGTCTCTTTTAATGCCAAAAAGCTGCTGGCCTGCGAGCAGGAGCTTCAGCCCCTCAATGAGATCATGCCCAGCATGCCCGAGGAGCGCCAGCAATGGAGCTTCAATATCAAGACACGCGCCCCGGTCTTTGACGTGGAGTGGGGCAACGAGGAGGACACCAAGCTACTGTGCGGCATTTTCCAGTACGGCATTGGATCCTGGGAGCAGATGAAGCTGGACCCCACGCTCAAGCTGACCGACAAGATTTTGTTAAACGACACGCGGAAGCCGCAGGCCAAACAGCTGCAGTCGCGTGCCGAGTACCTGCTCAAGATCATCAAGAAGAACGTGGAGCTGACCAAGGGAGGACAACGACGACAACGGCGTCCCCGAGCATCGCGAGTCAACGATGCCAAGGCGGCAAGCCAGTCTGCTAGTTCGGCCATCGATGGTAAGCCGCACGATGGCGAGGACGCTGGTGGCGATGCACGCACCGTCACCGAAAGCAGCAACAGTCAAGTAGATCCATCCGCCGCGTCGCCGCACAATGCTCCAGCCGCGGAACAGCACGGCGGCACTGCGAAGAAAGCCAAGAAGTCGAAGGCTCGGTCAAAGAAGACCAGCGCCTCggacaacaacggcaacaagcCGATGCACTTTACGGCGAACAATGAACCAAGGGCTTTGGAGGTGCTGGGTGACCTAGATCCCAGCATATTCAATGAGTGCAAGGAAAAGATGCGGCCGGTGAAAAAGGCCCTGAAGGCGCTGGACCAGCCGGACGTCAGTCTCTCCGACCAGGATCAGCTGCAGCACACCAGGGATTGTCTGCTTCAAATTGGCAAGCAGATCGATGTTTGCCTCAATCCCTACGCCGAGACAGAGAAAAAGGAATGGCGCAGTAACCTGTGGTACTTTGTGTCCAAGTTCACTGAGCTGGATGCCAAGCGCCTCTTCAAAATCTACAAGCACGCACTCAAGCAGAAAGCGGGCGGAGATGGCGAGAAGAAGGGAAAAGACAAGGACTCGCCAGACAGTCCGGCCAAGTCCAAACGCAACGGCGTGACGGCTGAAGAAAAGGACAAGGAGCGAGACAAAAGTGGGggcaaaaagaagaaaaaggacaaggacaaggaaCGCAGTGGACAGTTGCGATATCCGGAAACGGGTGCACCCTCCTCTGGTCGTTATGCAAACGACTCTCCCATGAAGCGCAAGCGTGATGAGAACGACGCTGATGCAAGCAGCGGATTGGCTGGTGCCCCCGGCGGAGGCATCGGCGACCATCTCAAGTCCATGTCTTTCAAGCGGTTGAACATGGAACGCCACGAGGACCGTAAGAAGCACCATCGCGGTGCCGACTACTACGGTGGCAGTGGCCCACCCATGGGAAGTGGGGGCTATGAAGGCGGCAGCAATTCCCGGCGCCAGGGCCCCACATCCCCATCTACGCCTCGCGGAGGCCGGGGCGGCTATGATCCACCGCCCGCGCCATCCGGCTACACCCCGGAAATGGAGCGGTGGCATTCCCGCGAAAG ATACAGCCAGGAATACAAACGGGAGCGCTACGATGGATATCCTCGCAGTGGAGGAGGTCAAGGCAGTTACCATCGCGAACGCGATCGACGTCCTGACAAGCGCAG ATATCCCTCTGGCTTGCCACCGCATCCTTACTCAAGCCACTACCTGCCGCCCAACTACTATGGATTGCCGAATGGATCCGTTCCAGTCCTGCCGCCACCATCGTCCGGTTACCGCAGTGATCCACGCGGATATCCGGTCATGCCGCGGGACTATCCTGCCGACTACAGACGCAGCGACTACGAGCGGCGCACGCAAACCTGA